The following is a genomic window from Verrucomicrobiia bacterium.
TCATGCGCGTTGGACGGATTCAAACGCCTGTTTTATCATGAGATTTCAACCCCCGCCCAATGCGGGTGAAAGGCTAATTGGAAATCGGGCGCGGGCGGGTGGCTCATGGTCAGGGGCCGGCGGCGCTTTTCGCCGCCTGCACGAACGCGCGCACTTTGGCGTGGTCCTTTTTGCCCGGGGCCGCTTCGACACCGCTTGAGACATCCACCCCAAAGGGCTGCACCTGATGGACGGCTTCCGCCACGTTTTCCGGCGTCAGACCGCCGGCGAGAAACACAGGCTTGCCGAGCTTCACCGCCGCGACGGCCAGCTCCCAGTTAAACGTGTGGCCGGTGCCACCGCGCTGGCCGGGCACAAACGCGTCAAGCAGCCACGCATCCGTCGGGTATTCCCGCAGGTGTTGGAGCGTTTCGGCATCTTTCATCCGGAAAGCTTTCATGCTCATGGCGCCAAATTGCCGGCAATACTCCGGCGTTTCGTCGCCGTGAAACTGGAGCAGTTGCAGGCCGCACCCGCTCATCGCCTCGGCCACCAGTTCCTCCGGTGCATTCACAAACAATCCCACGCGCACCACCTGCGGCGGCACCAGTTGCGCGATGGCGGCGGCTTCCGCCACCGTGACGTGGCGCGGGCTGTCCTCGCAAAACACAAAGCCGAGCAGGTCGGCGCCCGCCGCGACGGCGGCTTGCGCGTCTTCCCGGTTGGTAATGCCGCAGATTTTAACTTTCACGCTCATGCGCGGTCCTGTTGCAGTCCAACCTGATTCGCCGCCGGCCGCATCGCAAGGTTCTTTCGCACCGTCATGAATCGAAGATTGCGCGGCCGCCCCGCCCAATCCTAAGCTGCGGTCGTTCGCATGCTGTCTTAGAGGCGCCTCGCAACTCAGAACATGAAGGCGAAGAAATCAGCTCCGGCCCGCAAAGTGGTTCGCTCGCGGAAGACCAAAACAGCTTCGCGCGGCGTCACCCGCGCTTCCCGGCGTCCGGCGGCGG
Proteins encoded in this region:
- a CDS encoding phosphoribosylanthranilate isomerase; the protein is MSVKVKICGITNREDAQAAVAAGADLLGFVFCEDSPRHVTVAEAAAIAQLVPPQVVRVGLFVNAPEELVAEAMSGCGLQLLQFHGDETPEYCRQFGAMSMKAFRMKDAETLQHLREYPTDAWLLDAFVPGQRGGTGHTFNWELAVAAVKLGKPVFLAGGLTPENVAEAVHQVQPFGVDVSSGVEAAPGKKDHAKVRAFVQAAKSAAGP